The Maridesulfovibrio sp. genomic sequence TTCCGCTTAACGTGAACATTCTGTAATTTTTGCGGATAAAGTTCAAGCAATCCGGAAAGCTCGGAAAGCGGTCTGTTCTTCACACACAGTATACGCAATAACTGCAAGGCTGCAAGCAGCCCATCGCCTGTGGTGCTGAATTCTTTAAAAATAAGATGGCCGGACTGCTCTCCGCCCAGAATAGCTCCTTCACGGCGCATGGCTTCCACCACATAACGATCCCCGACCGGAGTACGCAACAGGGAACCGCCCTTTTCCTTCATAAAATTTTCAAGAGCCATGTTACTCATGACCGTGGCCACAAGCATGTTGCGGCTAAGCTTTTCCCGCTCCATAAGATCAGCGGCACACATGGCCATGATGACGTCTCCGTCAAGGACCTGCCCCTTCTCATCAACAACGATCAACCGGTCAGCATCACCATCAAGGGCCAGCCCGATGTCGGCATGCTCTTCCACTACCCTTTGCCCCAGAATTTCAGGATACAGGGATCCGCATTTGTCATTGATGTTCAGACCGTCGGGCTTGTTACCTATACGGACAACCTCCGCCCCGAGTTCCTCGAACATATGACCGAGGCTGTAGGCAGCTCCGTTGGCACAATCAAGAACAAGCCTGACTCCGTTCAAAGTCATATTCTGTGGAAAGCTGTATTTAAGATAAACGATGTAACGTCCGCGAGCGTCATCAATCTTGAATGCACGGCCCACTTTCTCTGCCTGCGGATAATCCCACTGAGTGTCCTGAGACATAACCATTTCTGCAATTTTATCTTCAACCTCATCAGGAAGCTTGTAGCCGCTGGCATCAAAAAACTTGATACCGTTATCCATGAACGGGTTGTGGGAAGCGGAAATAACAATGCCGAGATCTGCACGCATGTTACGTGTCAG encodes the following:
- the glmM gene encoding phosphoglucosamine mutase, coding for MNKRLFGTDGLRGQVNIFPMTAEVALRMGLAAGSYFRNGNQRHKVIIGKDTRLSGYVFESALTSGLCAMGMDVFQVGPMPTPAVSFLTRNMRADLGIVISASHNPFMDNGIKFFDASGYKLPDEVEDKIAEMVMSQDTQWDYPQAEKVGRAFKIDDARGRYIVYLKYSFPQNMTLNGVRLVLDCANGAAYSLGHMFEELGAEVVRIGNKPDGLNINDKCGSLYPEILGQRVVEEHADIGLALDGDADRLIVVDEKGQVLDGDVIMAMCAADLMEREKLSRNMLVATVMSNMALENFMKEKGGSLLRTPVGDRYVVEAMRREGAILGGEQSGHLIFKEFSTTGDGLLAALQLLRILCVKNRPLSELSGLLELYPQKLQNVHVKRKRPFEEVPAVQEALKQVEHELAGKGRVLLRYSGTESVARVMVEAEDSSKVDSYTSELAKVLEEHLR